The proteins below come from a single Piscinibacter gummiphilus genomic window:
- a CDS encoding MarR family winged helix-turn-helix transcriptional regulator produces the protein MERIEMAGHLIRRLHQQSMQVFQAQTQAAGFDLTSVQFASLDAISQQPGIDQASLAATISFDRATIGGVVDRLEQKGLVQREVSPHDRRARLLRLTREGKQLLAAVRPVIESLQAEILAPLSAREQATFVALARKALGLVD, from the coding sequence GTGGAACGAATTGAGATGGCGGGGCATCTGATCCGCCGCCTGCACCAGCAATCGATGCAGGTGTTTCAGGCGCAGACGCAGGCCGCGGGCTTCGACCTGACCTCGGTGCAGTTCGCCTCGCTCGACGCGATCTCGCAGCAGCCTGGCATCGACCAGGCGAGCCTGGCGGCGACCATCAGCTTCGACCGCGCCACCATCGGCGGCGTGGTCGATCGCCTGGAGCAGAAGGGCCTGGTGCAGCGCGAGGTGAGCCCGCACGACCGCCGCGCGCGCCTGCTGCGGCTCACCCGCGAAGGCAAGCAGCTGCTGGCCGCCGTGCGGCCGGTGATCGAGAGCCTGCAGGCCGAGATCCTCGCGCCGCTCAGCGCGCGCGAGCAGGCCACCTTCGTGGCGCTGGCGCGCAAGGCGCTGGGCCTGGTCGACTGA
- a CDS encoding FAD-dependent monooxygenase, producing MQFHRNGFRPGDPDVHPAAAGHRRAGDPLPETVDVLIAGAGPAGLCLAAQLAQVPQIRTLVVEPKPGPMEKGQADGISVRTMEMFQAFGFAEKVLRESVWINETTFWSPGDEGRLTRVARVDDVPEGTSEMPHVLINQARVHDMFLDRMRNAPTRLAPDYGLKVLDLHVDPTAHDHPVHVTLAHTAPEREGETVQLRANYVIGCDGARSSVRRAIGGALHGDAAHQAWGVMDLLAVTDFPDWRKKSFVRSQGEGTLMVLPREGGHLVRLYVELDRLGDDERVASRGLGAEHIVAKAQRIFRPFELDVKEVVWWSIYEIGHRLTDKFDDVPEHEVATRAPRVLLAGDACHTHSPKAGQGMNVSMGDTFNLGWKLISVLTGRAAPALLHSYSGERRAAAQALVAFDHTWSRVVGERAEPCAAGSLPRVAREFVHNLPFTCGLTVQYPAGALTGAPAHQQLAAGFELGKRFHSAPVVRLADARPMQLGHCIDADARFRVFIFAPASDTGAPGGPVASLCRWLERDAASPLRRHGAPGEDLDAVIDTRAVFPHGHRALEHSAMPPLLRPPVGRHGLCDYEKVFCADPRPGQDVFELRGIDRAEGCMVVVRPDQYVGHVLPLSARDELAAYFAGILRTRA from the coding sequence ATGCAATTCCACCGCAATGGCTTCCGCCCCGGCGACCCCGATGTTCACCCAGCTGCGGCAGGCCATCGCCGCGCGGGCGACCCGCTGCCCGAGACCGTCGACGTGCTGATCGCCGGCGCTGGACCGGCGGGCCTGTGTCTCGCGGCGCAGCTCGCGCAGGTGCCGCAGATCCGCACGCTGGTGGTCGAGCCCAAGCCGGGGCCGATGGAGAAGGGCCAGGCCGACGGCATCAGCGTACGCACCATGGAGATGTTCCAGGCCTTCGGCTTTGCCGAGAAGGTGCTGCGCGAATCGGTGTGGATCAACGAGACCACGTTCTGGTCGCCTGGCGACGAGGGGCGCCTCACGCGCGTGGCGCGCGTCGACGACGTGCCCGAGGGCACTTCCGAGATGCCGCACGTGCTCATCAACCAGGCGCGCGTGCACGACATGTTCCTCGACCGCATGCGCAACGCCCCCACGCGCCTTGCGCCCGACTACGGCCTGAAAGTGCTCGACCTGCACGTCGACCCGACGGCGCACGACCACCCGGTGCACGTGACGCTCGCGCACACCGCGCCCGAGCGCGAAGGCGAGACGGTGCAGCTGCGCGCCAACTACGTGATCGGCTGCGACGGCGCGCGCTCCAGCGTGCGCCGCGCCATCGGCGGTGCGCTGCACGGCGACGCCGCCCACCAGGCCTGGGGCGTGATGGACCTGCTGGCGGTGACCGACTTCCCCGACTGGCGGAAGAAGTCCTTCGTGCGCTCGCAGGGCGAGGGCACGCTCATGGTGCTGCCGCGCGAAGGCGGCCATCTGGTGCGGCTCTACGTCGAGCTCGACCGCCTCGGCGACGACGAGCGTGTGGCCAGCCGCGGACTGGGTGCCGAGCACATCGTCGCCAAGGCGCAGCGCATCTTCCGCCCCTTCGAGCTCGACGTGAAGGAGGTGGTGTGGTGGTCGATCTACGAGATCGGCCACCGCCTCACCGACAAGTTCGACGACGTGCCCGAGCACGAGGTGGCCACCCGCGCACCGCGCGTCTTGCTGGCGGGCGATGCCTGCCACACCCACAGCCCCAAGGCGGGCCAGGGCATGAACGTCTCGATGGGCGACACCTTCAACCTCGGCTGGAAGCTGATCTCGGTGCTCACCGGCCGCGCGGCGCCGGCGCTGCTGCACAGCTACTCGGGCGAGCGCCGTGCCGCGGCGCAGGCGCTGGTGGCGTTCGACCACACCTGGTCGCGCGTGGTGGGCGAGCGCGCCGAGCCGTGCGCCGCCGGCAGCCTGCCGCGCGTGGCGCGCGAGTTCGTCCACAACCTGCCCTTCACCTGCGGCCTGACGGTCCAGTATCCGGCCGGGGCGCTCACCGGCGCGCCGGCGCACCAGCAGCTCGCGGCAGGCTTCGAGCTGGGCAAGCGCTTCCATTCGGCGCCGGTGGTGCGCCTCGCCGATGCGCGGCCGATGCAGCTCGGCCATTGCATCGACGCCGATGCGCGCTTCCGTGTGTTCATCTTTGCGCCTGCCTCCGACACCGGCGCGCCGGGTGGGCCCGTCGCCTCGCTGTGCCGCTGGCTCGAGCGCGATGCGGCCTCGCCGCTGCGCCGCCACGGCGCGCCGGGCGAAGACCTCGACGCGGTGATCGACACGCGTGCGGTGTTCCCGCACGGCCACCGTGCACTCGAGCACAGTGCCATGCCGCCGCTCCTGCGCCCGCCGGTGGGCCGCCATGGCCTGTGCGACTACGAGAAGGTCTTCTGCGCCGACCCTCGGCCCGGGCAGGACGTCTTCGAGCTGCGCGGCATCGACCGGGCCGAGGGTTGCATGGTGGTCGTGCGGCCGGACCAGTACGTGGGCCACGTGCTGCCGCTGTCGGCGCGCGACGAGCTCGCGGCCTACTTCGCCGGCATCCTGCGCACCCGCGCCTGA